The following are from one region of the Paenibacillus bovis genome:
- a CDS encoding methyl-accepting chemotaxis protein, producing the protein MRHLKVKTKILALLAATLVFLAAVGITGYQTTDRIAAKAQLMYNQNMLASMDINQVIIDNRTIESAIMELMLTKDQQRNDELKNSIQERITSNEKLYAHLNTITLTSTSADLYNQYKSNLNTYQSLLEQVQSLALQNNNTEAYSLFTAKVEPIRQAMNAATRSLNSQLTQEAAATSEQIDSSASSSKIILISVIAAGILLSLLFGFMISQMITRPLAQLQQLMSRAGDGDLTVAGDYDSRDEIGMVTSSFNSMIGNVKAIIRQVDESALTLSASSEELTASAEQTAQAAEHIAVATNEMSTGIESQVESVNQVNQSVSSMYEKMGLVSTNSQEINKLTEQMTSAAHNGLQEVNEITRLIKGLSIDMEQNLRVMTQLNTTSDQIGLASSSIQQIAQQTNLLALNASIEAARAGEAGRGFAVVAEEIRKLATGAADSSKEISDMVQSIQDSSRAAVEQVNQSSSSIQASVQSSLRVNTAFEAIRESVDATSGKIGISSEMIQEVARQSEKIAEAMEHVSAITEQSSAGIQQTGAASEEQLSTMEEVSGSARYLSELAENLQHALARFKI; encoded by the coding sequence ATGCGCCATTTGAAAGTAAAAACCAAAATTCTTGCCCTGCTGGCCGCTACGCTTGTATTTCTGGCAGCCGTCGGAATCACCGGGTACCAGACTACTGATCGAATAGCTGCCAAAGCGCAGCTAATGTACAACCAGAATATGCTCGCCAGTATGGATATCAATCAGGTTATTATCGATAATCGCACTATTGAATCGGCCATTATGGAACTTATGCTAACCAAAGATCAACAACGCAATGATGAATTGAAAAATTCTATTCAGGAACGTATAACATCCAATGAAAAACTGTACGCTCATCTGAATACTATTACACTCACATCCACTTCGGCTGATTTGTACAATCAGTACAAAAGCAATCTGAATACGTATCAAAGCTTGCTTGAACAAGTACAATCGCTTGCTCTGCAAAATAACAATACAGAAGCCTATAGCTTATTCACTGCCAAAGTCGAACCGATCCGTCAGGCGATGAATGCAGCGACCAGAAGCCTGAACAGTCAACTCACCCAGGAAGCTGCCGCTACCAGTGAACAAATTGATTCTTCCGCGTCTTCGTCCAAAATAATTCTGATCTCGGTAATTGCTGCAGGCATTCTGCTTTCTCTGCTGTTCGGATTTATGATCAGTCAGATGATTACACGTCCATTGGCTCAATTGCAGCAATTGATGAGCAGAGCAGGTGACGGCGATCTGACAGTAGCGGGAGATTATGACTCCCGGGACGAGATTGGCATGGTTACTTCTTCCTTTAACTCTATGATCGGCAATGTCAAAGCTATTATCCGTCAGGTAGATGAGAGTGCACTCACCCTGTCCGCTTCCTCCGAAGAGTTAACCGCCAGTGCTGAACAAACTGCCCAGGCAGCCGAACATATCGCTGTTGCTACCAATGAAATGTCAACCGGTATTGAATCCCAGGTTGAATCAGTTAACCAGGTTAATCAATCGGTCAGCTCCATGTACGAGAAAATGGGTCTTGTATCGACCAACAGCCAGGAAATCAACAAACTCACCGAGCAGATGACCTCTGCTGCTCATAACGGTCTGCAGGAAGTCAATGAAATTACCCGTTTGATCAAGGGATTATCTATAGATATGGAACAAAATCTGCGTGTTATGACACAGCTGAATACAACATCCGACCAGATTGGTCTTGCTTCCTCTTCTATTCAGCAGATCGCCCAGCAGACCAACCTGCTCGCTCTGAATGCTTCGATTGAAGCTGCGCGTGCGGGAGAAGCTGGTCGTGGATTCGCGGTAGTCGCTGAAGAAATCCGCAAGCTTGCTACCGGTGCTGCCGACTCTTCCAAGGAAATCTCGGATATGGTGCAGTCTATTCAGGATAGCAGCCGTGCCGCAGTCGAGCAGGTCAATCAGTCTTCCAGCAGTATCCAGGCGAGTGTCCAAAGCAGTCTGCGTGTCAATACAGCTTTTGAAGCAATTCGCGAATCGGTGGACGCCACTTCAGGCAAAATCGGTATTTCCAGCGAAATGATTCAGGAAGTCGCCCGTCAATCCGAGAAAATCGCAGAAGCCATGGAACATGTCAGCGCGATTACCGAACAAAGCTCTGCAGGTATCCAGCAGACCGGTGCCGCCAGCGAAGAGCAGCTGTCCACGATGGAAGAAGTATCCGGCTCTGCGCGTTACCTGTCCGAGCTTGCCGAGAATCTGCAGCATGCCCTTGCCCGTTTTAAAATATAA
- a CDS encoding aldehyde dehydrogenase family protein gives MKKDLYINGVWTPAQSYTALYSPYSKEQIAEVAEANAEEAKQAITAAYEARDTMRNMPAHRRAAILEKLAQLLQERSEEAARLIATEGSKPLSAARGEIARTIETYKFAAEEAKRIHGETIPLDAAATGEGRTAYTVKEPVGVVGAITPFNFPMNLVAHKVGPGIAAGNTIVLKPAEQTPLSSLLLAELLEEAGLPAGALNVVTGDGKTVGDVIVTDERVKALSFTGSPAVGISIRARAGLKKVTLELGSNSGLIIDADTDIAGIMDRVVSGAFSNQGQVCISVQRIYVHEQIYDHFVKQFVEKTAQLKMGDPLAEDTDVAAMIAPKEQQRAIEWINEAVEQGAEIAYGGKVENELLLPTVLLNVQPQSKIACREVFAPIVMINRVSGVDEAIAAVNQSDYGLQAGIYTKQLDTAFRAVHQLEVGGVIINDIPTFRVDHMPYGGVKQSGTGREGIKYAMEEMMETKLVVFKHQR, from the coding sequence ATGAAAAAAGATTTATACATTAATGGAGTATGGACGCCTGCCCAATCGTATACGGCGCTGTACTCTCCATATAGCAAAGAACAAATTGCCGAAGTGGCTGAAGCCAATGCCGAAGAAGCGAAACAGGCGATTACGGCTGCATATGAAGCCAGAGATACCATGCGTAATATGCCGGCTCATCGCCGGGCAGCTATTCTCGAAAAGCTGGCACAGCTACTGCAGGAACGCAGCGAAGAAGCAGCCCGGCTAATCGCAACAGAAGGCTCCAAACCACTGAGTGCGGCCCGCGGAGAAATTGCACGTACGATAGAGACCTACAAATTTGCAGCGGAAGAAGCCAAGCGCATCCATGGAGAGACCATTCCTCTTGATGCGGCTGCTACCGGTGAAGGGCGTACTGCCTATACTGTCAAAGAACCGGTCGGAGTGGTCGGAGCGATTACACCATTCAATTTCCCGATGAATCTGGTAGCGCACAAAGTAGGACCAGGCATTGCAGCCGGTAATACAATTGTGCTGAAGCCGGCGGAACAGACCCCATTGTCTTCATTACTGCTTGCCGAATTATTGGAAGAAGCCGGATTGCCTGCCGGAGCACTCAATGTAGTTACCGGTGACGGCAAAACGGTCGGCGATGTGATTGTAACTGATGAAAGGGTCAAAGCTTTATCCTTCACTGGTAGTCCTGCTGTAGGTATCTCGATCCGTGCACGCGCAGGCTTGAAAAAGGTAACCTTGGAGCTTGGGTCCAACTCCGGATTGATTATTGATGCAGATACAGACATTGCTGGAATAATGGATCGAGTGGTGTCCGGAGCATTCTCCAATCAGGGCCAGGTCTGCATTTCGGTTCAGCGTATCTATGTACATGAACAGATTTACGATCATTTTGTAAAGCAGTTCGTAGAGAAGACTGCACAACTGAAAATGGGAGATCCACTGGCGGAGGATACAGATGTAGCAGCAATGATTGCACCCAAAGAACAGCAGCGTGCAATAGAATGGATCAATGAGGCTGTAGAGCAGGGAGCAGAGATCGCCTATGGCGGCAAAGTGGAAAATGAACTGCTGCTGCCTACAGTGCTGCTAAATGTACAGCCTCAGTCGAAGATCGCCTGTCGCGAAGTATTTGCGCCAATCGTTATGATTAACCGTGTATCCGGAGTAGATGAAGCTATTGCAGCAGTCAATCAATCGGACTACGGTCTGCAAGCGGGGATTTATACCAAGCAGCTAGATACTGCTTTTCGGGCGGTGCATCAGCTGGAGGTAGGCGGCGTAATTATCAATGATATTCCTACATTCCGGGTTGACCATATGCCGTACGGCGGTGTCAAACAAAGTGGAACCGGTCGTGAAGGAATCAAATATGCAATGGAAGAAATGATGGAAACGAAGCTGGTTGTATTCAAGCATCAGCGCTAA
- a CDS encoding M4 family metallopeptidase: MKKTATLLLAGSLLVGASSSVFAADTNDLAPLGDYTPKLINQPTTITGASGDEKVWKFLDKQKRTLVSDGAESQDVKDLFEITKRQADSKTGTDHYRLNQVYQGIPVYGAEQTLHFDKSGNVSLYMGKVVNDLSDKLGAPEAAAPEQKVTEDVYADVKETAVSDTYNLVTPEISASEAISIAQKDAASKVGTLGEAQIAPSAKLYIYAPEGKEARLAYVTEVNVLEPAPVRTRYFVDAKDGSVLFQYDLIEHATGTGKGVLGDTKTFTVGTSGSRYVLTDTTRGNGIQTYTAANRTSLPGTTVSSTSTTFNDPAAVDAHAYAARVYDFYKSNFGRNSIDGRGMAIRSTAHYSTNYNNAFWNGSQMVYGDGDGTTFIPLSGDLDVIGHELTHGVTENTANLEYYGQSGALNESISDMFGNTIEGKNWMIGDAIYTPRVSGDALRYMDNPEKGDQPSRMDDFVNTSADNGGVHTNSGIPNKSFYLLAQGGTFDGVSVTGIGRSQAIQIVYRALNYYLTSTSDFSDYRSAMIQASTDLYGANSAQTTAVKNSLSAVGIL; encoded by the coding sequence TTGAAAAAAACCGCTACTCTTTTACTCGCAGGAAGCTTACTTGTAGGTGCTAGCTCTTCCGTATTTGCAGCAGATACCAATGATCTGGCGCCACTGGGTGATTATACTCCCAAGCTGATTAATCAGCCGACTACAATTACTGGAGCCTCCGGCGACGAGAAAGTTTGGAAATTCCTGGATAAGCAAAAACGCACACTTGTTAGCGATGGTGCAGAATCCCAGGATGTCAAAGATCTGTTTGAGATTACAAAAAGACAGGCTGATTCCAAAACAGGTACAGACCATTATCGTCTGAACCAGGTATATCAAGGTATTCCGGTATATGGTGCTGAACAGACACTCCACTTTGACAAATCAGGCAACGTATCCCTGTATATGGGTAAAGTGGTTAACGATCTGTCCGACAAATTGGGAGCTCCCGAGGCAGCTGCTCCTGAGCAGAAAGTAACCGAAGATGTCTATGCTGATGTAAAAGAAACAGCAGTCAGCGATACTTATAATCTGGTAACACCGGAAATCAGCGCTTCCGAAGCAATCAGTATTGCCCAAAAAGATGCAGCTTCCAAAGTAGGAACACTGGGTGAAGCGCAAATCGCGCCTTCTGCCAAACTGTATATCTATGCACCAGAAGGCAAAGAAGCACGCCTGGCTTATGTAACAGAAGTGAACGTTCTGGAGCCGGCTCCGGTACGTACACGTTACTTTGTAGATGCCAAAGATGGATCGGTACTGTTCCAGTATGATCTGATCGAGCATGCGACAGGTACAGGTAAAGGTGTGCTGGGCGATACTAAAACATTCACAGTAGGAACTTCCGGTTCCCGCTATGTACTGACAGATACGACTCGTGGTAATGGTATTCAGACGTATACGGCAGCCAACCGTACATCTCTGCCGGGTACTACTGTATCCAGCACATCGACAACATTTAACGATCCTGCAGCTGTAGATGCACATGCCTATGCTGCACGTGTATATGACTTCTACAAATCCAACTTTGGACGCAACAGCATTGATGGTAGAGGAATGGCAATCCGCTCGACGGCTCACTATTCCACTAACTACAACAATGCGTTCTGGAACGGTTCCCAAATGGTATACGGTGATGGCGATGGCACTACATTCATCCCATTATCCGGCGACCTGGATGTAATCGGTCATGAGCTGACTCACGGTGTAACCGAGAATACAGCCAACCTGGAATACTATGGTCAATCCGGTGCCCTGAACGAGTCCATTTCCGATATGTTCGGTAATACAATCGAAGGCAAAAACTGGATGATCGGTGATGCTATCTACACACCACGCGTATCTGGCGATGCACTGCGTTACATGGATAACCCGGAGAAAGGTGACCAACCTTCCCGTATGGACGACTTTGTGAACACATCTGCCGATAATGGCGGCGTTCACACCAACAGTGGTATTCCGAACAAATCGTTCTACCTGCTTGCTCAAGGCGGAACATTTGACGGCGTAAGTGTAACAGGTATCGGCCGCTCCCAAGCGATCCAAATCGTCTATCGTGCGCTGAACTACTACCTGACCTCCACTTCCGATTTCTCTGACTACCGTTCTGCAATGATTCAGGCTTCTACAGATCTGTATGGTGCCAATTCCGCACAGACTACAGCTGTGAAGAACTCCCTGAGCGCTGTCGGTATTCTGTAA
- a CDS encoding M4 family metallopeptidase, with translation MKKTVGLLLAGSLLVGANASAFAAGTNELAPLGDYTPKMIAQTTGISGSSGDDKVWKFLEKQKRSLVADSAQSENVKELFEITNRMPDAQTGTDHYRLAQTYKGIPVYGAEQTLHFDSAGNVSLYMGKVVEDVYGKINSSTPKVTEDVYANVVDTVKPQINETRAIRIAEADAALRLGRIGESVNEPSAKLYIYAPEGEKAHLVYVTEVNVLDPEPLRTRYFVDAKDGSILLKYDLLEHATGTGKGVLGDTKSFTVGTSGSRYVMIDSTRGNGIQTYTAANRSSLPGTTVSSTSTTFNDPASVDAHTYAGKVYDFYKNNFGRNSLDGRGMAIRSVTHYGSRYNNAFWNGSYMVYGDGDGRTFIPISGALDVVGHEMTHGVIEKTANLEYMNQSGALNEAIADMFGNVIEGGTDWLIGEDVYTPSVAGDALRSMSNPNQYGDPDHMDEFKNLPNTEAGDWGGVHTNSGIPNKQFYLLAQGGSFEGVSVQGLGRSQAIGIVYRALTLYLTSTSDFSDYRAAMIQASTDLYGASSAQTTAVKKSFDAVGIL, from the coding sequence TTGAAAAAAACAGTTGGTCTTTTACTTGCAGGAAGTTTACTGGTAGGTGCGAATGCTTCGGCTTTTGCAGCTGGAACGAATGAGCTGGCACCTCTGGGAGATTACACTCCCAAAATGATTGCACAAACTACCGGAATCAGCGGCAGTTCGGGCGATGACAAAGTATGGAAATTCCTTGAGAAACAAAAACGTTCACTGGTTGCAGACAGTGCACAATCGGAGAATGTCAAAGAGTTGTTTGAAATTACAAACCGTATGCCTGATGCTCAGACCGGTACCGATCACTATCGCTTGGCCCAAACATACAAAGGTATCCCGGTATACGGCGCAGAGCAGACGCTTCATTTTGATTCAGCGGGTAATGTCTCTCTCTATATGGGCAAAGTTGTAGAAGATGTATACGGTAAGATTAATTCTTCCACTCCAAAAGTAACCGAGGATGTCTATGCGAATGTAGTAGACACGGTTAAGCCTCAGATCAACGAGACACGTGCAATCCGTATTGCAGAAGCAGATGCGGCTTTACGTCTGGGACGCATTGGTGAATCGGTAAATGAACCTTCTGCCAAGCTGTACATTTATGCTCCGGAAGGAGAAAAAGCACATCTGGTCTACGTTACCGAAGTTAATGTACTGGACCCTGAACCGCTGCGTACACGTTATTTTGTAGATGCCAAAGATGGATCGATCCTGCTGAAGTACGATCTGCTGGAGCATGCGACAGGTACAGGCAAAGGCGTACTGGGTGATACCAAGTCCTTTACAGTAGGAACTTCCGGTTCGCGATATGTAATGATCGATTCTACTCGCGGCAATGGTATTCAGACCTATACAGCAGCTAATCGTTCTTCCCTGCCGGGTACAACGGTATCCAGCACATCTACTACATTTAATGATCCAGCTTCCGTAGATGCGCATACGTATGCAGGTAAAGTATATGACTTTTACAAAAATAACTTTGGACGCAACAGTCTGGATGGCAGAGGAATGGCGATTCGTTCCGTAACCCACTACGGCTCCCGTTATAACAATGCATTCTGGAACGGAAGTTATATGGTCTACGGCGATGGAGATGGCAGAACATTTATCCCGATCTCTGGTGCCCTGGATGTAGTAGGTCACGAGATGACACACGGTGTGATCGAGAAGACAGCCAATCTGGAATACATGAACCAATCCGGTGCATTAAATGAAGCGATCGCCGATATGTTCGGTAATGTTATCGAAGGTGGGACCGATTGGTTGATTGGCGAAGATGTCTATACGCCATCCGTAGCGGGCGATGCACTGCGCTCTATGTCCAACCCGAATCAGTATGGCGATCCGGATCATATGGATGAGTTCAAAAACCTGCCGAATACAGAAGCCGGTGACTGGGGCGGCGTGCATACTAACAGCGGTATTCCGAACAAGCAGTTCTATCTGCTGGCACAGGGCGGAAGCTTTGAGGGAGTAAGTGTACAAGGACTTGGCAGATCACAGGCAATCGGTATTGTGTATCGTGCGCTGACGCTGTATCTGACATCCACTTCCGATTTCTCGGATTATCGTGCAGCTATGATTCAAGCATCGACAGATCTGTATGGTGCAAGCTCTGCACAGACTACTGCAGTCAAAAAATCTTTTGATGCGGTAGGTATCTTGTAA
- the glpX gene encoding class II fructose-bisphosphatase yields MERELALEIVRVTEVAALASAPWMGRGDKNSADEAATLAMRAMFDSVSVNGTVVIGEGEMDEAPMLYIGEKVGSTEAPEVDVAVDPLEGTVIVAKGLNNALSVIAVADKGNLLHAPDMYMEKLAVGPALVGKLSIEDPVDVTLRKAAKALGKRMADLTVMILDRDRHESIIKTLRKTGVRIKFLSDGDVAGAMAPAFPEAGIDLYLGSGGAPEGVLAAAALSCLGGELQGRLMPANADEFERCKAMGIENPYQVLTMQDMIGTDDVIFAATGVTPGEILGGVRYLADERAETHSIVMRAKTKTIRYIKSLHYLPNKEVLHKVRQVQSSGHPEDRRAAAVESAVVKKQPAAAKQEQTQSS; encoded by the coding sequence ATGGAACGCGAATTGGCTTTGGAAATTGTAAGAGTAACAGAAGTAGCGGCATTGGCTTCGGCTCCCTGGATGGGTCGCGGTGACAAGAACAGCGCAGACGAGGCAGCAACACTGGCCATGAGAGCCATGTTCGATTCGGTATCGGTTAACGGTACGGTCGTTATCGGCGAAGGGGAAATGGATGAAGCTCCCATGCTGTATATTGGCGAGAAAGTGGGAAGTACAGAAGCACCGGAAGTAGATGTAGCCGTTGATCCATTGGAAGGTACAGTCATCGTAGCAAAGGGGTTGAATAATGCACTCTCCGTTATTGCCGTAGCCGATAAGGGTAACCTGCTGCATGCTCCCGATATGTATATGGAGAAGCTTGCGGTAGGTCCCGCACTGGTAGGCAAGCTCAGTATTGAGGACCCGGTGGATGTCACGCTCCGCAAAGCAGCCAAGGCACTGGGCAAGCGAATGGCGGATCTGACCGTGATGATTCTGGATCGTGATCGCCATGAGAGTATCATCAAGACACTGCGCAAAACAGGCGTACGGATCAAGTTCCTTAGTGATGGTGATGTAGCCGGAGCGATGGCACCGGCTTTTCCCGAAGCAGGGATTGATCTGTATCTGGGCTCCGGTGGTGCACCGGAAGGCGTGCTGGCTGCCGCTGCGCTGTCCTGTCTGGGCGGCGAACTGCAGGGCCGTTTGATGCCGGCTAATGCAGATGAGTTTGAACGCTGCAAGGCAATGGGCATCGAGAATCCGTATCAGGTACTTACTATGCAGGATATGATCGGAACCGACGATGTGATTTTTGCCGCTACCGGTGTAACGCCGGGTGAAATCCTGGGTGGCGTAAGATATCTGGCGGACGAACGTGCAGAGACGCATTCGATTGTTATGCGCGCCAAAACGAAAACGATCCGTTATATCAAGTCGCTGCATTATCTGCCGAATAAGGAAGTGCTGCATAAGGTCAGACAGGTACAGTCTTCCGGACATCCCGAAGATCGCCGTGCAGCAGCTGTCGAATCGGCAGTAGTGAAAAAGCAGCCGGCAGCAGCCAAGCAGGAACAAACGCAATCCAGTTAA
- a CDS encoding (2Fe-2S)-binding protein translates to MNTIPDWERLGRQFYITNEPHPSAIYRQSFTELFTRAGMQQLLQYYAPLLKAEDLQPAATFLCSWLTGIPLAVQYHLSVEQQGLTLDPAQMTLEMYMSGPYCQFAFHVNELSVEQLPVPAADDQHHKARDHYLHTVYRNILRPMIQQMTEVCGDHARMYWRQMPARFQYYTNQWKNWIDDDQIVQTIERDLHYVINGIPAEIFGLSRNPLNVPPRHTLNIDGTGETILRSACCLFHRMEDGEYCFNCPKISEAVREERRLAYQSREEKT, encoded by the coding sequence ATGAATACCATACCCGACTGGGAGAGGCTGGGCAGACAATTTTATATTACGAACGAGCCTCACCCATCAGCAATTTATCGTCAATCATTTACAGAGCTGTTTACGCGGGCAGGGATGCAGCAGTTGCTGCAATATTATGCTCCCCTGCTAAAAGCAGAGGACCTTCAGCCTGCAGCTACTTTTCTATGCTCATGGCTTACCGGAATTCCTCTGGCTGTGCAGTATCATTTGTCCGTAGAGCAGCAAGGGCTGACGCTCGATCCGGCACAGATGACACTGGAAATGTATATGAGCGGACCGTACTGTCAATTTGCTTTTCATGTGAATGAGCTATCTGTAGAGCAGCTGCCTGTACCTGCTGCAGACGATCAGCATCACAAAGCTCGTGATCACTATTTGCATACGGTATACCGTAATATTTTGCGTCCGATGATTCAGCAGATGACCGAAGTCTGCGGAGATCATGCCCGGATGTACTGGAGACAGATGCCCGCCAGATTCCAGTATTATACGAATCAATGGAAAAACTGGATAGACGATGATCAGATAGTGCAGACGATCGAACGGGATCTTCATTATGTGATTAATGGAATTCCAGCAGAAATTTTTGGGCTGTCCCGCAATCCACTGAATGTGCCGCCAAGGCATACGCTGAATATAGATGGCACAGGAGAAACGATACTACGCAGTGCCTGCTGCCTGTTTCACCGGATGGAAGATGGGGAATATTGTTTTAATTGTCCCAAGATCAGCGAGGCGGTCAGGGAAGAACGGCGCCTGGCCTATCAGAGCAGGGAGGAAAAGACATGA
- a CDS encoding metallophosphoesterase family protein codes for MIIGVISDTHLFSRQLVLPQQVWDGFEEVDLILHAGDFCDWGVHDLLSRMAPVEAIAGNNDPQSIVQRLGRKKVIEAAGKRIGLVHGDGGLGGSTPERAFKSFTEEDQVDIVVFGHSHIPFAEWRKEILLFNPGSPTDKRRQSQYSYGKIFIQQDEVTFEHYFFDKEKMRD; via the coding sequence ATGATTATCGGTGTAATCTCGGATACCCACTTGTTTAGCCGTCAGCTGGTGCTGCCGCAGCAGGTATGGGATGGATTTGAAGAGGTGGATCTTATTTTGCATGCGGGAGATTTTTGCGACTGGGGTGTTCATGATCTGCTCAGCCGGATGGCACCTGTCGAAGCAATAGCCGGCAATAATGATCCGCAGAGCATTGTCCAAAGGTTGGGGCGTAAAAAGGTTATTGAAGCCGCCGGCAAGCGAATCGGCCTTGTGCATGGAGATGGAGGACTGGGCGGCAGTACGCCGGAGCGGGCTTTCAAGTCATTTACGGAAGAAGATCAGGTGGATATTGTAGTGTTTGGACATTCGCATATTCCTTTTGCAGAATGGAGAAAGGAAATTCTATTGTTCAACCCCGGCTCCCCTACAGACAAACGCAGACAGTCGCAGTATTCCTATGGCAAAATATTTATTCAGCAGGACGAAGTGACTTTTGAACATTATTTTTTTGATAAAGAAAAGATGCGTGACTAG
- a CDS encoding cysteine-rich CWC family protein, with amino-acid sequence MQDPVQAKKAIEREPKLTADRCPLCGQDNNCTIVKGERPETCWCMHKKIPSNVRSRIPEKWRNQACICESCVDEEQPGK; translated from the coding sequence ATGCAAGATCCTGTGCAGGCTAAAAAAGCGATAGAAAGGGAGCCCAAGCTGACTGCAGATCGCTGTCCATTATGTGGTCAGGACAATAATTGCACTATAGTAAAAGGAGAACGACCCGAAACCTGCTGGTGTATGCACAAGAAGATTCCCTCGAATGTACGGAGCCGTATTCCAGAGAAATGGCGGAACCAGGCATGTATATGTGAAAGCTGTGTCGATGAGGAGCAACCCGGTAAATAG
- a CDS encoding pectate lyase, translating into MKKWFTSLVAGAVLTSIITVVPAASAATSATPGVQNTTIIVKKGEVFDGKGQRYTAGSALGDGSQKEGQKPIFRIENGGTLKNVVLGYPAADGVHTYGDANLQNIVWEDIGEDAMTIKESGKVTLDGGSATNGDDKMFQINAASTFTVKNFKGSKAGKFIRQLGGSKFKVDVIIDRCDISNMKEAIFRTDSTTSTVKMTNTRYHSVGDKFIGVKHITENGNTAY; encoded by the coding sequence ATGAAAAAATGGTTTACTTCCCTGGTGGCTGGTGCTGTATTGACTTCGATTATTACAGTGGTACCGGCAGCCTCTGCTGCAACGTCTGCAACTCCTGGTGTACAGAACACGACTATTATTGTTAAAAAGGGCGAAGTCTTTGACGGTAAAGGTCAACGTTACACAGCTGGAAGCGCACTTGGTGATGGCAGTCAAAAAGAAGGACAAAAACCAATTTTCCGTATAGAGAACGGTGGCACGCTGAAGAATGTTGTGCTAGGTTATCCGGCTGCTGATGGTGTACATACATACGGGGATGCCAATCTGCAGAATATTGTCTGGGAAGATATTGGTGAAGATGCGATGACGATCAAGGAAAGCGGTAAAGTAACACTTGATGGCGGCTCGGCAACCAATGGAGATGACAAGATGTTCCAGATTAATGCAGCATCCACATTTACAGTGAAAAACTTCAAAGGATCCAAAGCCGGCAAATTTATCCGTCAACTGGGTGGCAGCAAATTCAAAGTGGATGTGATTATCGATAGATGTGACATCTCCAATATGAAAGAAGCCATCTTCCGTACCGACAGCACAACCAGTACAGTGAAAATGACCAACACTCGCTATCACAGTGTTGGTGATAAGTTTATCGGTGTGAAGCATATTACCGAGAATGGCAACACT